The Thermocrinis ruber genomic sequence AAATTAGAAAGCTCAAGGGAGGGACAAAAGCTAAGCTACCACGAAAGGGTATTCCTCTACGGGCTGTACATAGGGCTCGGTAGCGATGAGCTCTTAAAAAAGGTTAACCTCTCTCCCTACGCCATGGAGTTGGCAGAAGCCATAATCAGAGGAGACTATCACCTTATCCCGGAGGAGATTAAAAGACAGAGCTTTTATGACCCACAGAGAGCCTTTGAGGAGAGCCTAAAAAAGCTAACACCAGACCCAAGTGTGGAGGAGGATGTTAGTTTGGAAAAGATAAGAAGTAAGAAGGATCCTGTTAGGCTCAGAGGAATTAGGAATGCATAATTACTGCCTTCGGCTTTCCTTTGTGGGCACAAACTTTCACGGCTGGCAGGTGCAACCGGGCTTAAGGACGGTGCAGGGAGTTCTGGAGAGGGCTATTGGCGAGCTGTTTGGAAGGAGCATAAGACCGACGGGTTGTTGCAGGACGGATGCAGGCGTGCATGCCAAAGACTACATAGCAAACTTCAAAGCTTCAAAGTTCTTTCCCCCGGATAGTCTCTTGAAGGCACTAAACGCCCTCCTACCCGAGGATGTGGGAGTCTCTGAGGTGTGGCTGGCGGAAGAAAAATTCAACGCAAGGTATTCGGTAAAGGGCAAACTCTACGTATACAGGGTCTATCCTTCCCACGCGAGGAATCCCTTTTTGGAGCCCTTTCTCTGGAGGATACCTTATACTTTAGGACTTGAAGAGATGAAAAAAGCTTCTGGGCTATTTTTGGGTAGGCATGACTTTTCGGGCTTTGCCAAGCTGGAGGGAGATGAGGACCCCTTTGTGGAGATTGAAGAGTGCGAGGTGGTGGAAAATGAAGGCATAGTGGAGATAAGGGTGAGGGCAAAGAGATTTTTAAGATACATGGTAAGGCGCATAGCGGGTGCCCTTATATACTTGGGAATGGGCAAGCTTTCCTTAGAGGACATAAGGGAGTTTTTAAAGGGAAAAAAGTGCCCCTACACCGCCCAGGCAAAGGGCTTAACCTTGGAGAAGGTTTTTCTATGAAGGAGCTGTATTTTAAAAGGGCAAGACAGTTCTTCTTTGCCACTTTGGGCTTTGTTAGCCTTGTCTTCTTTGCGTGCCTTCCTTTGTATCCTTACTTTAAACTGCCTTTGCATCCCAACTTGGTCTTGGGTATGCTCGCCTTCAATCTGCTTTTGGGTGTGATCTTTATTTCCTTAGCCCTGTTTTTGCGTAAAAGGTTGTTCCCCATCAAAGTGGAAGAGCCCTACTGGAGCCAGAGGGCAACCGCCCGCTACTTTTGGCTCTACTTTTTGGTGGGTATTCCCTTTGCCTTCAGCTTTTTGGTTTTTATAGTCTTTGCGAGCCTTGCCCTTTTGATTGAAGGCTACCTGCTAACAGTTTCTGGTTTAATATTATTAAAACCAAGAGAGGAGGACCTAATATGACGAGGGAAGAGGTTATTCAAAAGCTTCTCCAAGAGGACAAGGAGTTTAGGTATCACTACGAAAAGCACCAGGAGCTTGACAAGCAAATAGACAAGTTAGAAAAGCATCATCCCATGACCCACGACTTGAAGATGGAACTGGAAAAACTCAAAAAGGAAAGGCTCTACCACAAGGATATGATGGAGTTGAAAATTCAGGAGTTTCTAAACAGCCAGAAGGTTTAAGTGCATTCGCCCGCAATGTGCCTTCCGCTGTCTAAGTTTATGATCTCACCGGTCATAGTTTCCACCCTTAGCAGATATTTTGTTAGCTCCACCACATCCTCCAAGGATACCTCCCTCTTTAAGGGCGTTTTTTGTATGTAAGCGTCCCACCTTTCTTGGGAAAAGTCAGGAGGCTTTAGGGTGGGACCCAAGGCTATGCCATTTACCAAAATGTGCGGTGCCAACTCCTTTGCCAGAACCTTTATGGCAGTATGCAGTGCCCCCTTGGCAAGGAAATAGGCAGAGTAGTTTTTGTAAGGAGTGGTGTTGGTAGCCCAATCGCCAAAGGCAACTATCCTTCCCTTGGGACTTTGGTCGTTCCTTTGCATATACTTGGCACATTCTTTAGTCAAAAACAAAAAGGCAGTGGCTATGGGCATAAGGTGGTTCATAAAATCCTCAAGGCTAAGGCTCTCCAAGGGAGTGGGATAGTAAGGGCTCGCCAGGTGCAAAAAGGCATCCACCCTTCCGAACCTCTCCACCGTCTGAGCCACCACCCTCTGGTAGGAGGAAAAGTCCGAAAGGTCAGCCTTTATTCCTTCCACCTCTCCGTATTTTTTTAATTCCTCCACCACCTCTTGGAAAGTGTGATAAACCACCGCCAATTGCCAACCTTCCTTCAAAAGTTCTTTGGCAATTTCAAAGCCCACACGCCTTGCACCGGTTATTAGGGCAACCTTTTGCATTTGGATTATAATTATAGACTAAGGCGCATAGCTCAGTAGGCAGAGCGCTGGCCCGACACGCCAGAGGTCGGCGGTTCGAGTCCGCCTGCGCCTATTTACCAATTTCCTAAAAGACTTCCAAAGCCCTCAAAGAAAGCCCTTATCAACTTTTCGGAGGGTTGCAACTGCACCACCGTGTAGCCATTCCTCCTTCCAACCCGCACACCCTCCCTTAACTCGGTGGGAAGTACAGAAAAGAGATGGCTGTTTATAACCGCAGAAAGACCGGGGAATTCCTCCATATGCTCCCTCTGCGTGCTGATAAGTAGGTCAAAGTTTCCATCTTCAACTACCTCCCCCTCAAGCTTTAAAACATACTCTTTTATAAGTTCCCTAAACTCGCCCTTTATGAGAACCCTTTTACCCTTCAGGGATTTGCCCCACTGGGATTTTCCCCCGGACTTTTCCAACAGCTTGACCTCCTCTATCACCATGCTATCGTCCAAGCCTTTGCACATATCATAGACCGTCAGAAGGGCTACAGATACCGCAGTGAGCGCCTCCATCTCATAGCCCGTTTTTGAGGTGCCAAGCACCAGGGAAAAGACCTCCAGATGGTCTTCGCCCAGCTTTACGTCAAGCTCCGCATGCTCCAAGGGAATGGGATGGCAGAAGGGTAAAAGCTCCCCAGTTCTTTTCACAGCCATCAAGCCAGCAATCTTGCAAGCACTCAACACATCCCCCTTGGGCACTGTGCCCTCCCTTATCTTTTTAACTGTTTCTTTCTTTAAGGAGATCCTGCCGTAAGCCCTTGCCAGCCTTAAAGTTATTGGCTTTAGGGATACATCCACTGTGCGCATCATCCCTTTAAAGTCCCCAGAGGTTTTAATCTTAACACAAGCTTGGCAATGCCCAAGCTATCCACTACCCTCACCACTTCAGACACGTCCTTGTAAGCCTGCGGGATCTCTTCTGCCACCGTTCCTTTGCCCCTTGCCACCACCACCAAGTCTCCAAGCACCTTTTCTAAGCCTTCTCTTCTCACAAACTCCTTTGCCTTGCTCCTGGACATGAGCCTGCCCGCACCGTGGCATGCGGTACCAAAGCTAATCTCCATGCTCCTGTCTTGTCCCACCAACAGGAAGGAGTACCTTCCCACATCACCGGGTATTAGCACGGGCTGACCCAGTTCTCTGTAGGCGGGTGGCACTTCAGGGTTGAAGGGAGGGAAAGCCCTTGTGGCACCCTTTCTATGAACCACCAGCTTTAAAACCTTTCCATCAATTTTGTGCTTTTCCAACTTGGCTATGTTGTGGGCTAAATCGTAAATAAGCCTGTAGCCCAGATCCTTCCAAGAGAGACCAAAGAATCGCCTTATGGTGTCTGCAGTCAAAAAGCCCAAGATCTGCCTGTTGGCAAAGGCATAATTGGCAGCACTGTTCATGGCGGAAAAGTACGCTTGCCCTTCGGGAGAGTTAAAGGGCATGCAGGCAAGTTGCATATCCGGTATGTCTATGTTGTATTTTTTAAGGGCGTCCTTTGCGACTTTTAGATAATCCACGCAGACCTGATGCCCAAAGCCCCTTGAACCTGAGTGCACCATAATGCAAACCTGACCAAGCTTTAAGCCCAGACGCTCCGCAATATCCTCATCGTAGATCTCATCTACTAC encodes the following:
- the truA gene encoding tRNA pseudouridine(38-40) synthase TruA — translated: MHNYCLRLSFVGTNFHGWQVQPGLRTVQGVLERAIGELFGRSIRPTGCCRTDAGVHAKDYIANFKASKFFPPDSLLKALNALLPEDVGVSEVWLAEEKFNARYSVKGKLYVYRVYPSHARNPFLEPFLWRIPYTLGLEEMKKASGLFLGRHDFSGFAKLEGDEDPFVEIEECEVVENEGIVEIRVRAKRFLRYMVRRIAGALIYLGMGKLSLEDIREFLKGKKCPYTAQAKGLTLEKVFL
- a CDS encoding YdcH family protein, with amino-acid sequence MTREEVIQKLLQEDKEFRYHYEKHQELDKQIDKLEKHHPMTHDLKMELEKLKKERLYHKDMMELKIQEFLNSQKV
- a CDS encoding SDR family oxidoreductase, with the protein product MQKVALITGARRVGFEIAKELLKEGWQLAVVYHTFQEVVEELKKYGEVEGIKADLSDFSSYQRVVAQTVERFGRVDAFLHLASPYYPTPLESLSLEDFMNHLMPIATAFLFLTKECAKYMQRNDQSPKGRIVAFGDWATNTTPYKNYSAYFLAKGALHTAIKVLAKELAPHILVNGIALGPTLKPPDFSQERWDAYIQKTPLKREVSLEDVVELTKYLLRVETMTGEIINLDSGRHIAGECT
- the moaC gene encoding cyclic pyranopterin monophosphate synthase MoaC — protein: MMRTVDVSLKPITLRLARAYGRISLKKETVKKIREGTVPKGDVLSACKIAGLMAVKRTGELLPFCHPIPLEHAELDVKLGEDHLEVFSLVLGTSKTGYEMEALTAVSVALLTVYDMCKGLDDSMVIEEVKLLEKSGGKSQWGKSLKGKRVLIKGEFRELIKEYVLKLEGEVVEDGNFDLLISTQREHMEEFPGLSAVINSHLFSVLPTELREGVRVGRRNGYTVVQLQPSEKLIRAFFEGFGSLLGNW
- a CDS encoding RtcB family protein, whose product is MGLKEQLVQVQPFVYKLPENTIQGQKVPVYFYLSDRLFEILEEDAIRQAANAATLPGVKKAIYVMPDVHVGYGFPVGGVMATDPEEGIISPGSVGYDINCGVRLIATNLTADMVYPVRRELMNEILKNVPAGVGSTGKIKLTKSQMEEVAVKGARWAVEQGFGFLEDLEHIESGGALPNADPSKVSKEAYERGSDELGTVGSGNHFVEVQVVDEIYDEDIAERLGLKLGQVCIMVHSGSRGFGHQVCVDYLKVAKDALKKYNIDIPDMQLACMPFNSPEGQAYFSAMNSAANYAFANRQILGFLTADTIRRFFGLSWKDLGYRLIYDLAHNIAKLEKHKIDGKVLKLVVHRKGATRAFPPFNPEVPPAYRELGQPVLIPGDVGRYSFLLVGQDRSMEISFGTACHGAGRLMSRSKAKEFVRREGLEKVLGDLVVVARGKGTVAEEIPQAYKDVSEVVRVVDSLGIAKLVLRLKPLGTLKG